A stretch of Actinomycetes bacterium DNA encodes these proteins:
- a CDS encoding ABC transporter ATP-binding protein, translating to MEATNEAPPTAVQWAAQVLGGYKVYGEGDNEVRALDGVSVGFEPGRFTAIMGPSGSGKSTLMQCAAGLDRLTAGQVLIGDVDISTLNEKQLTLLRREQVGFIFQQFNLLPTLTAEENITFPLDLAGARPDPEWMDHVVQTVGLGDRLSHKPSELSGGQQQRVAVARALVERPRIIFADEPTGNLDSHSSTEILAFMRNAVNEFAQTVVMVTHDPVAATHADRVLFLSDGEIVDELLQPTREAVLERMGQLSA from the coding sequence TTGGAAGCCACGAACGAAGCCCCGCCGACTGCGGTGCAGTGGGCGGCACAGGTACTCGGCGGGTACAAGGTCTACGGAGAGGGTGACAACGAAGTCCGTGCACTCGACGGGGTCAGCGTCGGGTTCGAACCGGGGCGCTTCACCGCGATCATGGGCCCATCGGGGTCGGGCAAATCCACCCTCATGCAGTGCGCTGCCGGACTCGACCGCCTCACCGCCGGCCAGGTGCTGATCGGCGATGTCGACATCAGCACCCTCAACGAGAAGCAGCTCACCCTGCTGCGCCGGGAACAGGTCGGTTTCATATTCCAGCAGTTCAATCTGTTGCCCACGCTCACCGCCGAGGAGAACATCACGTTCCCGCTCGATCTGGCGGGAGCCAGGCCCGACCCGGAGTGGATGGACCATGTCGTGCAGACCGTCGGGCTCGGCGACCGACTCAGCCACAAGCCATCGGAGCTCTCAGGTGGCCAGCAGCAGCGCGTGGCGGTGGCCCGGGCCTTGGTGGAGCGGCCCCGGATCATCTTCGCCGACGAGCCGACCGGCAACCTCGATTCGCACTCCTCGACGGAGATCCTCGCCTTCATGCGCAACGCGGTGAACGAGTTCGCACAGACGGTCGTGATGGTGACCCATGACCCGGTGGCCGCCACCCACGCCGACCGGGTGCTGTTCCTGTCCGACGGCGAGATCGTGGACGAGCTTCTCCAACCGACGCGAGAGGCCGTGCTGGAGCGCATGGGCCAGCTCTCGGCCTGA